The Rhodobacter sp. CZR27 genome includes a window with the following:
- a CDS encoding sigma-70 family RNA polymerase sigma factor — MTDQTPPRSIIPDVVDLIPALRAYARSLSRNQADADDLVQETLLKALANVDKFQAGTRLRAWLFTILRNTFYTRIRISARERTGAADCVSGEMSVQPSQEWAVRGQELMAAIDRLPTHYREILILVVMLGESYEEAARICDCAVGTVKSRVSRARQLVMNELEGGGP, encoded by the coding sequence GTGACGGACCAGACCCCTCCCCGATCGATCATTCCCGATGTCGTCGATCTGATCCCGGCCCTGCGCGCCTACGCCCGCTCGCTCAGCCGCAACCAGGCGGATGCCGACGACCTCGTGCAGGAGACGCTGCTGAAGGCGCTGGCCAATGTCGACAAGTTCCAGGCGGGAACGCGGCTTCGGGCATGGCTCTTCACCATCCTGCGCAACACCTTCTATACCCGGATCCGCATCAGCGCGCGCGAGCGCACGGGCGCGGCCGACTGCGTCTCGGGCGAGATGTCGGTGCAGCCCTCGCAGGAATGGGCGGTGCGGGGGCAGGAACTGATGGCGGCGATCGACCGCCTGCCGACGCATTACCGCGAGATCCTGATCCTCGTCGTCATGCTGGGCGAAAGCTACGAGGAGGCCGCGCGGATCTGCGACTGCGCGGTCGGAACGGTGAAGAGCCGCGTCAGCAGGGCGCGCCAGCTGGTGATGAACGAGCTGGAGGGCGGTGGCCCCTGA
- the ligD gene encoding DNA ligase D, whose protein sequence is MSGIVSRPDLGAYNAKRDFRRTAEPAGQVRAGTGGHGFVVQKHAATRLHWDFRLEWQGVLLSWAVTRGPSADPSARRLAVRTEDHPLDYAGFEGTIPKGEYGGGTVMLWDRGTWSPLGDVAEGLREGRLKFVLQGERMRGAWMLVRMKPRKGERSESWLLIKEHDDHESDETEELVRSHLTSVTTGRSMEQIASGAKSRKHRSPRADPPAFRPLQLARLVPAAPEGDEWLHETKFDGYRCLAALGQGAVRLYTRTGLDWTDRFGSLVPDFGRLKLRSALIDGEVIAPGVASGGFSDLQARLKTGLPLAFIAFDLLELDGADLAPRPLLERKERLERLIGAGVGAIRFSTHILGHGEEVHRRMCEAAQEGIVSKRASSPYSGSRNGDWLKVKCGLRQEFVICGWTPSTKPGRPFASLVMGSFEAGRLVHRGNVGTGFGAEVFRRLMPLLKARAQRASPFRPVPAEAKGARWVRPDLVAEVKLAELTADGRIRHGVFVGLREDKPAPEVHLERPETEETMAQPSDEVRVAGVRISHPERRIFDRPPVTKLEVAQHYEALAPRILPFLKDRPVSLLRCPDGAGGECFFQKHRTKGMPEAIRTVTVDTKDGPEEFVTLPDAAALVAAAQMGAIEFHIWGSRNRALDRPDRMVFDLDPDEGLGFDRVRAAAEELRERLEALGLPSVPMLSGGKGIHVIVPLKPKAAWDSVKLFSRALATILADEAPERYTATMSKAERKGRIFIDWLRNDRGATAVAPYGLRARPGATVAVPLTWEELGQARSAGDWDIRSVRDRLTLPCPLAEGGRKAVTLGPAVLRRLERHVAAAGKEEG, encoded by the coding sequence ATGTCCGGCATCGTCTCCCGCCCCGATCTCGGAGCCTACAACGCGAAACGGGATTTCCGCCGCACGGCGGAGCCCGCGGGACAGGTTCGCGCCGGGACAGGCGGACACGGCTTCGTGGTGCAGAAGCACGCGGCAACCCGGCTGCACTGGGACTTCCGGCTGGAATGGCAGGGCGTCCTGCTCAGCTGGGCTGTCACGCGGGGCCCCTCGGCGGATCCTTCGGCCCGGCGCCTGGCGGTGCGGACCGAGGATCATCCTCTCGATTACGCCGGCTTCGAGGGCACGATCCCCAAGGGCGAATATGGCGGCGGCACGGTGATGCTGTGGGACCGCGGCACGTGGTCCCCTCTTGGCGATGTCGCCGAAGGCCTGCGCGAGGGGCGGCTGAAGTTCGTGCTGCAGGGCGAGCGGATGCGCGGCGCGTGGATGCTCGTCCGCATGAAGCCGCGCAAGGGCGAGCGGTCGGAGTCGTGGCTGCTGATCAAGGAACATGACGACCACGAAAGCGACGAGACCGAGGAGCTCGTGCGCAGCCACCTGACCTCGGTCACCACGGGGCGCAGCATGGAGCAAATCGCCAGCGGGGCGAAGTCGCGCAAGCATCGCTCGCCCCGGGCCGACCCGCCGGCTTTCAGGCCGCTCCAGCTGGCGCGGCTGGTGCCGGCGGCGCCCGAGGGGGACGAGTGGCTGCACGAGACCAAGTTCGACGGCTATCGCTGCCTTGCCGCGCTTGGACAGGGCGCTGTGCGGCTTTACACGCGGACGGGGCTGGACTGGACCGACCGCTTCGGCAGCCTCGTGCCCGACTTCGGCCGACTGAAGCTGCGGTCGGCGCTGATCGACGGCGAGGTGATCGCGCCGGGCGTGGCCTCGGGCGGCTTTTCGGATCTTCAGGCGCGGCTGAAGACGGGGCTTCCGCTGGCATTCATTGCCTTCGACCTGCTGGAACTGGACGGAGCCGACCTCGCGCCACGGCCGCTTCTTGAGCGCAAGGAGCGGCTGGAACGGCTGATCGGCGCGGGCGTTGGCGCGATCCGCTTCTCGACCCACATTCTCGGCCACGGTGAGGAGGTTCACCGCCGCATGTGCGAGGCCGCGCAGGAGGGCATCGTCTCGAAGCGCGCCTCCTCGCCCTACTCGGGCAGCCGCAACGGCGACTGGCTGAAGGTCAAGTGCGGCCTCAGGCAGGAATTCGTGATCTGTGGCTGGACCCCCTCGACCAAGCCCGGCCGTCCCTTTGCCTCGCTGGTGATGGGCAGCTTCGAGGCTGGCCGCCTCGTGCATCGCGGCAACGTGGGCACCGGCTTCGGCGCGGAAGTCTTCCGTCGGCTGATGCCGCTTCTGAAGGCGCGGGCGCAGCGCGCAAGCCCGTTCCGTCCGGTCCCGGCCGAGGCGAAGGGCGCGCGCTGGGTGCGGCCCGATCTGGTGGCCGAGGTGAAACTGGCGGAACTGACCGCGGATGGCCGGATCCGGCACGGCGTCTTCGTCGGCCTGCGCGAGGACAAGCCCGCGCCCGAGGTACATCTGGAACGGCCGGAGACGGAGGAGACCATGGCGCAGCCGAGCGACGAGGTCCGCGTGGCGGGCGTGCGGATCAGCCATCCGGAGCGGCGGATCTTCGACCGCCCGCCTGTCACCAAGCTCGAGGTGGCGCAGCATTACGAGGCCTTGGCCCCGCGCATCCTGCCCTTCCTGAAGGATCGGCCGGTGTCGCTGCTGCGCTGCCCGGACGGTGCGGGCGGCGAGTGCTTCTTCCAGAAGCACCGCACCAAGGGCATGCCCGAAGCCATCCGCACCGTCACGGTCGATACGAAGGACGGCCCGGAGGAGTTCGTGACCCTGCCCGATGCAGCGGCCCTGGTGGCCGCGGCGCAGATGGGCGCGATCGAGTTCCACATCTGGGGCTCGCGCAATCGCGCGCTCGACCGGCCCGACCGCATGGTCTTCGACCTCGACCCGGACGAGGGGCTGGGCTTCGACCGCGTGCGCGCCGCGGCCGAGGAGCTGCGCGAGCGGCTGGAGGCGCTTGGCCTGCCCTCCGTCCCGATGCTCTCGGGCGGCAAGGGTATCCACGTCATCGTGCCGCTGAAGCCGAAGGCCGCCTGGGACAGCGTGAAGCTCTTCTCGCGGGCGCTGGCCACCATCCTCGCAGACGAGGCGCCGGAACGCTACACCGCGACCATGTCGAAGGCCGAGCGCAAGGGGCGGATCTTCATCGACTGGCTGCGCAACGACCGCGGCGCGACCGCCGTGGCGCCTTATGGCCTGCGTGCGCGGCCCGGGGCGACGGTGGCCGTGCCGCTGACATGGGAGGAACTCGGCCAGGCACGTTCGGCCGGGGACTGGGACATCCGGTCGGTGCGCGACCGGCTGACCCTGCCCTGTCCGCTGGCCGAGGGGGGACGGAAGGCGGTCACGCTGGGCCCGGCGGTGCTTCGCCGGCTCGAGCGGCATGTGGCGGCCGCCGGAAAGGAGGAAGGATGA
- a CDS encoding MgtC/SapB family protein produces the protein MTGLFHGFLAQDIALPMLSSLVTGLLIGLDREVRGKPAGLRTHALVCFGATILTLAAARQGEWTVNFLPETQIVADPSRMAHGILTGIGFLGAGVIFREGASVHGLTTAASLWIVSALGIVYGIGMYWLAVAGTAATLIVLVALRLIFALLPIRTEIRLRVTVRDGSGFGAAALCHLLRREGLSVRAVSRSLSRPSGTLVLSTAIFTHGMEKLDRLSDALAAEESVLGFVIVPVEDPSGLRLQDGEGAGTS, from the coding sequence ATGACCGGCCTTTTCCACGGATTTCTGGCCCAGGACATCGCGCTGCCGATGCTGAGCAGCCTCGTGACCGGCCTTCTGATCGGCCTGGACCGCGAGGTGCGCGGCAAGCCCGCCGGACTGCGCACCCATGCGCTCGTGTGCTTCGGCGCCACGATCCTGACGCTTGCCGCGGCACGGCAGGGGGAATGGACGGTCAACTTCCTGCCCGAGACGCAGATCGTCGCCGACCCGTCGCGGATGGCCCATGGCATCCTGACCGGGATCGGCTTCCTCGGCGCCGGGGTCATCTTCCGCGAGGGCGCCTCGGTCCACGGGCTGACCACCGCCGCCTCGCTCTGGATCGTCTCGGCGCTGGGCATCGTCTATGGGATCGGCATGTATTGGCTGGCGGTCGCCGGCACCGCCGCCACGCTGATCGTGCTGGTCGCGCTGCGGCTGATCTTCGCGCTGCTTCCGATCCGCACCGAGATCCGCCTGCGCGTCACGGTCAGGGACGGCTCGGGCTTCGGCGCGGCCGCGCTCTGCCACCTGCTGCGCCGCGAGGGGCTGAGCGTGCGCGCCGTCAGCCGCAGCCTGAGCCGACCCTCCGGCACGCTGGTCCTGTCCACCGCGATCTTCACCCACGGCATGGAAAAGCTGGACCGCCTGTCGGACGCGCTGGCGGCCGAGGAGAGCGTCCTGGGCTTCGTCATCGTCCCGGTCGAGGACCCGAGCGGCCTGCGGCTGCAGGACGGCGAGGGGGCCGGCACGTCCTGA
- a CDS encoding response regulator, whose amino-acid sequence MTPADPAPPADERPLVLVVEDDLILGMTLVDDLEEAGFAVAGPARSVAEAIRLLAHQRPQAALLDIDLRGETSFPVARALQAQSVPFAFVSGNPPSSLPPEFETAMLLEKPVSPLLLATALEKLMQG is encoded by the coding sequence ATGACCCCCGCCGATCCCGCCCCGCCCGCTGACGAACGACCGCTTGTGCTGGTGGTGGAGGACGACCTGATCCTCGGCATGACGCTGGTGGACGATCTCGAGGAGGCGGGCTTTGCCGTCGCGGGTCCTGCCCGCAGCGTGGCCGAGGCCATCCGCCTTCTTGCGCACCAGCGTCCGCAGGCAGCGCTCCTCGACATCGACCTGCGGGGCGAGACCTCTTTTCCCGTTGCCCGGGCGCTTCAGGCTCAGTCGGTGCCCTTCGCCTTCGTGTCCGGCAATCCGCCGTCGTCGCTGCCGCCCGAGTTCGAGACGGCGATGCTGCTGGAGAAGCCGGTCAGCCCGCTGCTGCTCGCGACGGCGCTTGAAAAACTGATGCAGGGCTGA
- a CDS encoding alpha/beta fold hydrolase, producing the protein MRPDPTPDRKLRIGRALRLRGRFVHLHSIGEGRPVLLLHGCGSLGEEILGSLPPVEGIRWIAPDRPGYGYTEPIPDAGPRAAADWLADLIDVLGLAPVQVVAHSLAAGQALWLAATHPGKVRAVTLLAPLCRAPRGPVPVLGLLAMPGIGPLLRRRLLPHLMPLPGAQALASLIAPDAPPPLLRDGPLQHLLRDQALAATRAELRSLDTAMQRLPQVGCPVLAVTGGSDRIAPHGALLPWLKAVVPDLDLLEIADSGHDLHRSAPLRVLAAVLSQGEASRPRPPHPARRPEPTEPRAGWQDEDRAQ; encoded by the coding sequence GTGCGCCCTGACCCGACTCCTGACCGCAAGCTCCGGATCGGCAGGGCGCTTCGGCTGCGCGGCCGCTTCGTGCACTTGCACTCGATCGGCGAGGGGCGCCCGGTTCTGCTGCTGCACGGCTGCGGCAGTCTGGGCGAGGAGATCCTCGGCTCGCTGCCGCCGGTCGAGGGCATCCGCTGGATCGCCCCCGACCGCCCGGGCTATGGCTACACGGAGCCCATCCCGGACGCCGGCCCACGCGCCGCGGCTGACTGGCTGGCGGACCTGATCGATGTCCTCGGGCTGGCGCCGGTCCAGGTCGTCGCGCATTCCCTGGCGGCGGGGCAGGCGCTCTGGCTGGCGGCCACCCATCCCGGCAAGGTCCGCGCGGTGACGCTGCTTGCGCCGCTCTGCCGTGCGCCGCGCGGGCCTGTCCCGGTGCTCGGGCTGCTGGCGATGCCAGGGATCGGGCCGCTCCTGCGCCGGCGGCTGCTGCCGCATCTCATGCCGCTGCCGGGTGCGCAGGCGCTGGCCTCGCTGATCGCGCCGGACGCGCCGCCGCCGCTTCTGCGGGACGGGCCATTGCAGCATCTGCTTCGGGATCAGGCGCTGGCCGCGACGCGGGCGGAGTTGCGCTCGCTCGATACCGCGATGCAGCGACTGCCGCAGGTGGGCTGCCCGGTCCTGGCGGTTACGGGCGGCTCGGACCGCATCGCGCCACACGGCGCGCTTCTGCCGTGGCTGAAGGCCGTCGTGCCCGACCTCGACCTGCTCGAGATCGCGGACTCGGGCCATGACCTGCACCGCTCGGCGCCGCTGCGGGTTCTGGCGGCGGTGCTGAGCCAGGGCGAGGCGTCGAGGCCACGCCCGCCGCATCCTGCGCGCCGTCCCGAGCCGACGGAGCCCCGCGCGGGCTGGCAGGACGAGGATCGCGCGCAGTGA
- a CDS encoding BON domain-containing protein — translation MAQSRFEGRQRGWNDEDRGYAGDRFREERDEGYRSRDESRQSQRYGGRDDRDRYRDRSESRYQDRGPDDYGALGSDYDRWQEGRGGQRGGYGMEGSGGYGFGGQDQRQDRSRSDYGSGYGRGEYGSGFGRSENWSAGGGRDQGPDAGFTRGGDYGGDAGRSWSEGSRFGSDRDRFGQGYGQGNRGYGQGYGERRGSGDYGGERGFMERAADEVMSWMGDEDASRRREADHRGKGPRGYQRSDERIRDEVNDRLSDDWRVDASDIEVSISNGEITLSGEVASKMEKRRAEDCADSVSGVRHVQNNLRVRDPASRSASGQTGESAFGSPVSGSSASGVTGTGAGTRQASGMGQTASGSATGGTGSSATGSGLSGSGTSGTGSRDTQA, via the coding sequence ATGGCACAATCGAGGTTCGAAGGCCGCCAGCGCGGCTGGAACGACGAAGACCGCGGCTATGCGGGCGACAGGTTCCGCGAGGAGCGCGACGAGGGCTATCGGTCCCGCGACGAGAGCCGCCAGTCGCAACGCTATGGCGGGCGGGATGATCGGGATCGCTACCGCGACCGCTCCGAGTCCCGTTATCAGGATCGCGGCCCCGACGATTACGGCGCGCTCGGCTCGGATTACGACCGCTGGCAGGAGGGCCGCGGCGGCCAGCGCGGCGGCTACGGCATGGAGGGCTCCGGCGGCTACGGTTTCGGCGGCCAGGACCAGCGTCAGGACCGCTCCCGCAGCGATTACGGCTCGGGCTATGGCCGTGGCGAGTACGGATCGGGGTTCGGCCGGAGCGAGAACTGGTCGGCCGGAGGAGGCCGCGACCAGGGCCCGGACGCCGGCTTCACCCGCGGCGGCGACTATGGCGGCGATGCCGGACGCTCGTGGAGCGAAGGATCCCGGTTCGGCTCGGACAGGGATCGCTTCGGCCAGGGCTATGGCCAGGGCAACCGAGGTTACGGCCAAGGCTACGGCGAGCGGCGCGGCAGCGGCGACTATGGCGGCGAGCGCGGCTTCATGGAGCGGGCCGCCGACGAGGTGATGTCGTGGATGGGTGACGAGGATGCCTCGCGCCGGCGCGAGGCCGATCACCGGGGCAAGGGTCCGCGCGGCTACCAGCGCTCGGACGAGCGCATCCGCGACGAGGTGAACGACCGCCTCAGCGATGACTGGCGGGTCGATGCCTCGGACATCGAGGTGTCGATCTCGAACGGCGAGATCACGCTGAGCGGCGAGGTCGCCTCGAAGATGGAGAAGCGTCGCGCCGAGGATTGCGCGGATTCCGTCTCGGGTGTGCGGCATGTGCAGAACAACCTGCGTGTGCGCGACCCCGCCAGCCGGTCCGCCTCGGGCCAGACCGGTGAGTCCGCCTTCGGCAGCCCCGTGTCAGGCAGCTCGGCCTCGGGCGTGACGGGGACGGGTGCGGGAACGCGCCAGGCGTCCGGCATGGGCCAGACGGCCTCCGGCTCCGCGACGGGCGGCACGGGATCGTCGGCCACGGGATCGGGCCTGTCCGGCAGCGGAACCTCGGGCACCGGATCGCGCGACACGCAGGCCTGA
- a CDS encoding PRC-barrel domain-containing protein: MKKMIALSALLASTTAFAALAQDATTPGTTPTAPATGTDTGTTTTPAPDATTPGTMTGDDAATTTPPATTGTGMTGTDTAVGGEGMQVPEGFSLYAGEPMTAEDLQDADVFSMNDESVSNISDFVVAEDGKIEQVIFDVGGFLGIGARNVAVPFEDLKIYTNQDQSDVRVYVPMSRDELEALPEYTAVE; the protein is encoded by the coding sequence ATGAAGAAAATGATTGCCCTCTCGGCCCTTCTGGCTTCGACCACGGCTTTTGCCGCGCTGGCCCAGGATGCCACGACGCCCGGGACGACACCGACGGCGCCGGCCACCGGCACCGATACGGGCACCACGACGACGCCCGCACCGGATGCCACGACGCCCGGCACCATGACCGGCGACGATGCCGCGACGACCACGCCCCCTGCCACCACCGGGACCGGCATGACCGGCACGGATACCGCAGTCGGCGGCGAGGGCATGCAGGTACCCGAGGGCTTCTCGCTCTATGCGGGCGAGCCGATGACGGCCGAAGACCTTCAGGACGCCGACGTATTCTCGATGAACGATGAATCGGTCAGCAACATCTCGGACTTCGTGGTGGCCGAGGATGGCAAGATCGAACAGGTGATCTTCGACGTTGGCGGCTTCCTCGGCATCGGCGCGCGCAACGTGGCCGTGCCGTTCGAGGATCTGAAGATCTACACCAACCAGGATCAGAGCGACGTTCGCGTCTATGTTCCGATGTCGCGCGACGAACTGGAGGCGCTGCCGGAATATACTGCCGTCGAGTGA